Proteins from one Listeria weihenstephanensis genomic window:
- a CDS encoding ribonuclease HII, with the protein MTEKIAIIKEKLQHIESENDPFFQACLLDERKGVAKLIASFRREQAKKEMLYEQLKTMKQYENEARVNGFKVIAGIDEVGRGPLAGPVVAAAVVLPENFNIIGVNDSKQLNEANRDRLFDAIMAEAIAVGIGIKSHEVIDDVNIYEATKLAMAEAIDALPVTPDFCLIDAMPLKHCENELSLIRGDSKSVSIAAASIIAKVTRDRMMVDFDAAFPGYGFAKNMGYGTKIHLEGLEKQGVCPIHRLTFAPVKNIFLATK; encoded by the coding sequence ATGACGGAAAAGATAGCAATAATTAAAGAAAAGTTGCAACATATTGAGTCTGAAAATGATCCTTTTTTCCAAGCTTGTTTATTAGATGAACGCAAAGGTGTTGCAAAATTAATTGCATCTTTTCGCAGAGAACAGGCGAAAAAAGAGATGCTATATGAGCAATTAAAAACAATGAAACAGTACGAAAATGAAGCTAGAGTAAACGGTTTTAAAGTGATTGCCGGTATTGATGAAGTCGGTCGTGGGCCGCTTGCTGGGCCGGTAGTCGCTGCAGCCGTGGTGTTGCCAGAGAATTTTAATATAATTGGTGTTAATGATTCGAAACAGCTAAATGAGGCGAATCGGGACCGGTTATTTGATGCGATTATGGCGGAAGCGATTGCGGTCGGAATCGGGATTAAATCGCATGAAGTAATTGATGATGTTAACATTTATGAGGCGACAAAATTGGCTATGGCAGAGGCTATCGATGCGCTTCCGGTGACACCAGATTTTTGTTTAATCGATGCCATGCCCTTAAAGCATTGTGAAAACGAACTTTCCTTGATAAGAGGCGATAGTAAGAGCGTGTCGATTGCGGCGGCCTCTATCATTGCAAAAGTGACACGTGATCGCATGATGGTAGATTTTGATGCTGCTTTCCCAGGTTATGGATTTGCTAAAAATATGGGTTATGGCACCAAAATTCATCTTGAAGGCTTAGAAAAACAGGGCGTTTGTCCTATTCACCGACTCACTTTTGCCCCAGTTAAAAATATTTTTTTAGCAACTAAATAG
- the sipZ gene encoding type I signal peptidase SipZ, with protein sequence MNEKKLKLVWSWTWAIVLGLFITLLIRFYLFVPVMVDGSSMMPTLHDGDRVIINRFGNVDRFDVVIFKDEGREYVKRVIGLPGDEITYKNDELYVNGKKQNESYLDTYKKQLGNGLLTDDFSTKDLIPSGVVPKGTVFVLGDNRRASKDSRIMGPIPESKILGTTPICYWPLEHAKFIK encoded by the coding sequence TTGAATGAAAAAAAATTAAAATTAGTATGGAGCTGGACTTGGGCTATTGTACTAGGGCTATTTATTACGTTGCTTATCCGGTTTTACTTATTTGTACCAGTCATGGTGGATGGTTCGTCGATGATGCCCACATTGCATGACGGGGATCGCGTCATTATAAATCGATTTGGCAACGTGGATCGTTTTGACGTGGTTATATTTAAAGATGAAGGCAGGGAATACGTGAAGCGCGTTATTGGTTTGCCTGGTGATGAGATAACCTACAAAAATGATGAGCTATACGTTAACGGGAAGAAGCAGAATGAATCATATTTAGATACGTATAAAAAGCAGTTGGGGAATGGTTTGCTAACCGATGATTTTAGTACAAAAGATCTCATTCCAAGTGGTGTTGTACCCAAAGGAACTGTTTTTGTATTAGGAGATAATCGTCGAGCTAGCAAGGATAGCCGTATTATGGGGCCAATTCCAGAGTCAAAAATACTTGGAACAACCCCGATATGTTATTGGCCACTTGAACATGCAAAGTTTATTAAATGA
- the codY gene encoding GTP-sensing pleiotropic transcriptional regulator CodY — MNLLAKTRKINSMLQNAAGKTVNFKEMADTLADVIEANTYVVSRKGKLLGYSEVLPIENARMKQMLVERQFPEEYTNSLFNVNETSSNLEVSSQYTAFPIENSDLFVKGLTTIVPIVGGGERLGTLILSRLENDFTDDDLLLAEYGGTVVGMEILHEKAEEIEEEARSRAVVQMAISSLSYSELEAIEHIFDELNGKEGLLVASKIADRVGITRSVIVNALRKLESAGVIDSRSLGMKGTFIRVLNDKFLVELEKLKNH; from the coding sequence ATGAATTTATTAGCAAAAACAAGAAAGATTAACTCAATGTTACAAAATGCAGCAGGAAAAACGGTAAACTTTAAAGAAATGGCGGACACGTTAGCAGACGTTATCGAAGCAAACACATATGTTGTCAGCCGTAAAGGTAAACTTTTAGGTTATTCTGAAGTTTTACCAATTGAAAACGCACGTATGAAACAAATGTTAGTAGAGCGCCAATTCCCAGAAGAATATACGAACAGTCTTTTCAATGTAAATGAAACGTCTTCTAACTTAGAGGTTTCTAGCCAATACACCGCTTTCCCAATCGAAAATAGTGATCTTTTTGTCAAAGGTTTAACGACAATCGTTCCTATCGTTGGTGGCGGAGAACGTCTTGGTACATTGATTCTTTCTCGTTTAGAAAATGATTTCACAGATGACGATTTGTTACTTGCTGAATATGGCGGAACGGTTGTTGGAATGGAAATCTTACATGAGAAAGCAGAAGAGATTGAAGAAGAAGCGCGTAGTCGTGCGGTTGTTCAAATGGCGATCAGCTCGTTATCCTATAGTGAACTGGAAGCGATTGAGCATATCTTTGATGAATTAAACGGAAAAGAAGGACTTCTTGTAGCGTCTAAAATTGCGGATCGTGTCGGTATTACCCGTTCTGTTATCGTAAATGCACTTCGTAAATTAGAGAGTGCTGGCGTTATTGATTCTCGTTCTCTAGGAATGAAAGGTACATTTATCCGTGTGCTAAATGATAAATTCTTAGTAGAATTAGAAAAATTAAAAAACCATTGA
- the dprA gene encoding DNA-processing protein DprA → MKNWLLHMKYCPSLSVKQLGKLWREIEKDRLKRLSAHDIAAFLEMKTDQHERFQREFALFDLATVIKELEQHQIGLLSIEDTCYPSLLREIYDPPLLLFTKGDLDLLAYEMLAVVGTRKMNEHGKEIISKLVGPLCQNAFVIVSGLALGVDAQAHKEAIRTGGRTIAVIGSGFLQFYPLENTALFANIAANGLILSEYAPHITARKWHFPERNRIISGLSVGTLIIQAEKRSGSLITADAALNQNREVFAVPGNIFEPVSMGTNNLIQQGAKLVTEVTDIMEELRQYG, encoded by the coding sequence ATGAAAAACTGGTTATTGCACATGAAATATTGCCCTTCCCTATCAGTAAAACAGTTGGGAAAACTGTGGCGTGAAATCGAAAAAGATAGGTTGAAACGATTATCTGCTCATGATATAGCGGCTTTTTTAGAAATGAAAACGGATCAACATGAACGCTTTCAAAGAGAATTTGCGCTCTTTGATTTGGCCACTGTAATCAAAGAACTAGAACAACATCAAATTGGACTTCTTTCTATTGAAGATACTTGCTATCCTTCGTTATTACGCGAGATATATGATCCGCCGTTACTGCTGTTTACGAAAGGAGATCTAGATTTATTAGCATATGAAATGCTTGCGGTAGTAGGAACACGTAAAATGAATGAACATGGAAAAGAAATAATTTCAAAATTAGTTGGTCCGTTATGTCAGAACGCTTTTGTCATCGTGAGCGGTTTAGCATTAGGCGTTGACGCACAAGCTCACAAGGAAGCAATTCGAACTGGTGGTAGAACAATAGCTGTTATTGGGAGTGGATTCCTTCAATTTTACCCACTCGAGAATACAGCGCTTTTCGCAAATATTGCAGCAAACGGCTTAATTCTTAGTGAATATGCACCACATATAACGGCAAGAAAATGGCACTTTCCCGAGAGAAATCGTATTATTAGTGGACTTTCTGTTGGGACATTAATTATTCAAGCGGAGAAAAGAAGTGGCTCGCTGATTACAGCAGATGCTGCACTTAATCAAAATCGTGAAGTTTTTGCTGTACCAGGAAATATTTTTGAACCTGTGTCTATGGGAACAAATAATCTTATTCAACAAGGAGCAAAATTGGTAACAGAAGTAACGGATATAATGGAAGAACTGCGTCAATATGGATAA
- the topA gene encoding type I DNA topoisomerase, producing the protein MADYLVIVESPAKAKTIEKYLGKKYKVKASMGHIRDLPKSQMGVDTENNYEPRYITIRGKGPVLKELKQAAKKAKKVYLAADPDREGEAIAWHLANSLGLDQTEELRVVFNEITKDAVKESFKHPRKIDMDLVDAQQARRILDRLVGYNISPILWKKVKKGLSAGRVQSVALKLVIDRENEIKAFIPEEYWTIDGNFKKGKKEFQANFYGVNGKKKKLSNVDDVKEVMSTIKGKEFEVIDVVKKERLRNPAAPFTTSSLQQEAARKLNFRTRKTMMLAQQLYEGIALGRQGTVGLITYMRTDSTRISDTAVQEASNFITETYGKEFGRTQKRNDKKAKGSQDAHEAVRPTSAMRTPQEVKEYLGRDQLRLYRLIWERFIASQMAPAVLDTMRVDLDNNGVMFRANGSKIKFAGFMKVYVESNDDNKEEKENILPDLKKGDKVESQSLEQRQHFTQPPPRFTEARLVKTLEEVGIGRPSTYSPTLDTIQRRNYVSLDNKRFIPTELGEIVHELIRDYFPEILDVKFTANMEAELDEVEHGDMQWVQVIDQFYQGFEKNVERADKEMEKIEIKDEPAGIDCDLCGAPMVFKMGKYGKFLACSRFPDCRNTKPIVKEIGVTCPKCNEGQVIERKSKKKRIFYGCDRYPACDYVSWDKPIARPCPKCNEKALVEKKLKKGVQIQCTNCDYKEQPQQ; encoded by the coding sequence ATGGCTGATTATTTAGTAATAGTAGAGTCACCAGCAAAAGCAAAGACAATCGAGAAATATCTAGGTAAGAAATACAAAGTGAAAGCATCGATGGGACATATTCGTGATTTACCGAAGAGTCAAATGGGTGTCGATACAGAAAACAATTATGAACCGCGCTACATTACGATTCGTGGTAAAGGTCCTGTCTTAAAGGAACTTAAACAAGCGGCAAAAAAAGCGAAAAAAGTTTATCTCGCAGCCGATCCAGATCGCGAGGGTGAAGCAATTGCTTGGCACCTTGCGAATAGCCTTGGACTCGACCAAACAGAAGAACTACGTGTTGTCTTTAATGAAATCACCAAGGATGCTGTAAAAGAATCCTTCAAACATCCGCGGAAAATTGATATGGACTTAGTAGATGCGCAACAAGCCCGTCGTATATTAGATCGTCTTGTTGGGTATAATATTAGTCCTATTCTATGGAAGAAAGTTAAAAAAGGACTAAGCGCAGGCAGAGTTCAATCCGTTGCTTTAAAGCTAGTCATTGATCGTGAAAATGAAATTAAAGCCTTTATACCAGAAGAATATTGGACAATTGATGGCAATTTTAAAAAAGGCAAGAAAGAATTCCAAGCCAATTTTTATGGTGTGAATGGCAAGAAGAAAAAATTATCGAATGTGGATGATGTCAAAGAAGTGATGTCAACCATTAAAGGCAAAGAATTCGAAGTTATCGATGTTGTGAAAAAGGAACGACTACGAAATCCAGCTGCTCCCTTTACAACTTCATCCTTACAACAAGAAGCTGCTCGTAAACTGAATTTCCGTACACGTAAAACGATGATGTTGGCGCAACAATTGTATGAAGGTATTGCTTTAGGCCGACAAGGAACTGTAGGTTTAATAACGTATATGCGTACAGATTCCACGCGTATTTCTGATACTGCAGTACAGGAAGCTTCTAATTTTATTACCGAAACTTATGGTAAAGAGTTTGGCAGAACACAAAAACGAAATGATAAAAAAGCAAAAGGCTCTCAAGATGCCCATGAAGCTGTACGTCCTACAAGTGCCATGAGAACGCCTCAAGAAGTGAAGGAATACCTTGGACGTGATCAACTAAGGTTATACCGTTTGATCTGGGAAAGGTTTATAGCGAGCCAAATGGCACCAGCTGTTTTAGATACAATGCGTGTCGATCTAGATAACAATGGCGTGATGTTCCGAGCAAATGGTTCAAAGATTAAATTTGCCGGATTTATGAAAGTTTACGTTGAAAGTAATGATGATAATAAAGAAGAGAAAGAAAATATTTTACCAGATTTGAAAAAAGGCGATAAAGTGGAATCACAATCACTCGAACAGCGCCAACATTTCACACAGCCACCACCACGTTTCACGGAGGCTCGTTTAGTTAAAACGCTAGAAGAAGTAGGCATCGGAAGACCTTCTACGTATTCACCTACTTTGGATACGATTCAGCGTCGTAACTATGTTTCTTTAGATAATAAGCGTTTCATACCAACAGAGCTCGGTGAAATTGTCCATGAATTGATTCGTGATTATTTCCCAGAAATATTAGATGTGAAGTTTACAGCTAATATGGAAGCAGAATTGGATGAAGTAGAACATGGTGATATGCAGTGGGTTCAGGTTATTGACCAATTCTATCAGGGTTTTGAGAAGAATGTAGAACGCGCAGACAAAGAAATGGAAAAAATTGAAATTAAAGATGAGCCTGCGGGTATTGATTGTGATCTTTGTGGTGCGCCAATGGTCTTTAAAATGGGCAAATACGGTAAATTCTTAGCATGTAGTCGATTCCCAGATTGTCGTAATACAAAACCAATCGTCAAAGAAATTGGGGTTACTTGTCCGAAATGTAATGAAGGGCAGGTCATCGAACGTAAGAGTAAGAAAAAACGTATTTTCTACGGTTGTGATCGTTACCCTGCATGTGATTATGTGTCATGGGATAAACCAATTGCTCGTCCTTGTCCGAAATGTAATGAGAAGGCCCTTGTTGAGAAAAAACTCAAAAAAGGTGTTCAGATTCAATGTACAAACTGTGATTACAAGGAACAGCCACAACAATAG
- the trmFO gene encoding FADH(2)-oxidizing methylenetetrahydrofolate--tRNA-(uracil(54)-C(5))-methyltransferase TrmFO yields the protein MEKKVNVIGAGLAGSEAAWQLAKRGIKVDLYEMRPVKQTPAHHTDKFAELVCSNSLRANTMTNAVGVIKEEMRLLDSIIIEAADQASVPAGGALAVDRHEFSSYVTEKVKEHPNVTVHHEEITEIPEGPTIIATGPLTSEALANKIKELTGEEYLYFYDAAAPIIEQDSIDMDKVYLKSRYDKGEAAYLNCPMTEDEFYAFHEALVTAETAELKEFEKEIFFEGCMPIEVMAKRGFKTMLFGPMKPVGLEDPKTGKRPYAVLQLRQDDAAGTLYNMVGFQTHLKWGDQKRVFQMIPGLENAEIVRYGVMHRNTFINSPKVLLPTYQLKARPDLFFAGQMTGVEGYVESAASGLTAGINAARFVLEQDLVVFPPETAIGSMAYYITNTNTKTFQPMNVNFGLFPDLPTKIRAKQERNEQHANRAIEAVKKVIPNI from the coding sequence ATGGAGAAAAAAGTAAATGTAATTGGAGCAGGACTTGCAGGTAGTGAGGCGGCATGGCAACTAGCAAAACGTGGAATTAAGGTAGATTTATATGAAATGCGTCCTGTAAAGCAAACGCCAGCACATCATACAGATAAATTTGCAGAATTGGTTTGTAGTAATTCGCTAAGAGCCAATACAATGACAAATGCTGTCGGGGTTATTAAAGAAGAGATGCGTTTACTGGATTCCATTATTATCGAGGCGGCGGATCAAGCTTCGGTTCCTGCGGGTGGGGCATTAGCAGTTGATCGTCATGAGTTTTCAAGCTATGTGACAGAAAAAGTGAAGGAACATCCAAATGTAACGGTTCATCATGAAGAAATTACGGAAATACCTGAAGGGCCAACAATTATTGCTACGGGCCCCTTGACTAGTGAAGCTTTAGCTAATAAAATAAAAGAGTTAACTGGTGAAGAATACTTGTATTTTTATGATGCTGCAGCACCGATTATTGAGCAAGATAGTATTGATATGGACAAGGTATATTTGAAATCTCGCTATGATAAAGGAGAAGCGGCCTATCTTAATTGCCCGATGACGGAAGATGAATTTTATGCTTTTCACGAGGCGCTTGTGACTGCTGAAACGGCAGAGCTTAAAGAATTCGAAAAAGAAATTTTCTTTGAGGGATGTATGCCGATTGAAGTTATGGCGAAACGCGGTTTTAAAACGATGCTATTCGGACCTATGAAACCAGTAGGCTTAGAAGATCCTAAAACTGGTAAACGTCCGTATGCTGTCTTGCAATTACGCCAAGATGATGCGGCTGGAACGCTCTATAATATGGTTGGGTTTCAAACACACTTAAAATGGGGCGATCAAAAGCGTGTGTTCCAAATGATCCCAGGTCTTGAAAACGCTGAAATTGTACGTTATGGCGTGATGCATCGTAATACATTTATTAATTCGCCAAAAGTGCTCCTGCCAACCTATCAGTTAAAAGCACGTCCTGATTTATTCTTCGCTGGTCAAATGACAGGGGTAGAAGGTTATGTTGAGTCAGCGGCAAGTGGTCTAACTGCAGGGATAAATGCAGCACGTTTCGTTCTTGAGCAAGATTTGGTCGTGTTTCCTCCAGAAACAGCGATTGGAAGCATGGCATATTACATTACGAACACGAATACAAAAACATTCCAACCGATGAATGTTAATTTTGGACTGTTTCCAGATTTGCCTACGAAAATTCGTGCTAAACAAGAAAGAAATGAGCAACATGCGAATCGCGCTATCGAGGCAGTGAAGAAAGTTATTCCCAATATTTAA
- the hslV gene encoding HslVU peptidase proteolytic subunit, which translates to MTLTTIFAIRHNGHSAMAGDGQVTLGNSVVMKHTAKKVRRLFHDKVVAGFAGSVADAFTLFEKFEGKLNEYNGNLERAAVELAKQWRSDNVLRKLEAMLIVMNDEKLLLVSGTGEVIEPDDGILAIGSGGNYALAAGRAMVRFNGNQFEAKDIARNALDIASEICVFTNDNIIVEEV; encoded by the coding sequence TTGACTTTGACAACTATATTTGCAATTCGTCATAATGGCCACTCTGCTATGGCAGGAGACGGTCAGGTGACTCTCGGAAATTCAGTCGTGATGAAACATACAGCCAAGAAAGTAAGACGTCTTTTTCATGATAAAGTCGTGGCAGGCTTTGCGGGTTCTGTTGCCGACGCATTTACACTTTTCGAGAAATTTGAGGGTAAATTAAATGAATATAATGGGAACTTAGAACGTGCGGCGGTCGAGCTTGCTAAGCAATGGCGCAGTGACAACGTGTTGCGTAAATTAGAAGCCATGCTTATTGTGATGAATGACGAGAAATTACTCTTGGTTTCAGGTACAGGAGAAGTGATCGAACCAGATGATGGTATTTTAGCAATAGGATCTGGTGGGAATTATGCGTTAGCAGCAGGTCGTGCGATGGTGCGATTTAATGGCAATCAGTTCGAGGCAAAAGACATCGCTCGGAATGCACTTGATATTGCATCGGAAATCTGTGTGTTCACGAACGATAACATTATTGTAGAAGAAGTGTAG
- a CDS encoding acyl-CoA thioesterase has translation MKYHESTIVVRYAETDQMGIVYHANYLVWMEIGRTDFLESIGLRYFDMEQEGYISPVLDVHISYKQAMKYGQKAVVRTWIKSYDGFRIIYGYEIREEGGERIHISGETEHIAVRKEDFKPVSTRRTFPAWHEAYLEAMK, from the coding sequence ATGAAGTATCATGAGTCAACCATTGTTGTGCGTTATGCCGAGACAGATCAAATGGGGATTGTGTATCATGCGAACTACCTCGTGTGGATGGAGATTGGACGTACTGATTTTCTGGAAAGTATCGGACTGCGCTATTTCGATATGGAGCAAGAGGGTTATATTTCACCGGTGCTGGATGTGCATATTTCGTATAAACAAGCGATGAAATATGGTCAAAAAGCAGTTGTGAGGACGTGGATTAAGTCGTATGATGGTTTTCGAATCATTTATGGTTATGAAATTAGGGAAGAAGGCGGCGAGCGTATACATATTTCTGGTGAGACGGAGCATATCGCTGTTCGAAAAGAAGATTTTAAGCCAGTAAGTACAAGGCGTACTTTCCCTGCATGGCATGAGGCGTATTTAGAGGCGATGAAATAA
- the hslU gene encoding ATP-dependent protease ATPase subunit HslU, giving the protein MSNTNLTPRQIVEKLDQYIIGQTGAKKSVAVALRNRYRRSLMADDIRDEVIPKNILMIGPTGVGKTEIARRIAKIVRAPFSKVEATKFTEVGYVGRDVESMVRDLVEVSVRLVKEEKMQLVRVKAEQNAEKRLVKLLAPSKKKEKQATQNPLEMLFGGGNQQQEEETEPEDDTVRSKRSQIEWQLKNGDLDNDIVTVEVKEQQSPMAGMFQGSGMDQMSGMQDAFSGLFPAKMKKRKVTVKEARKILFEDEASKLIDQDEVSSEGILRAEQMGIIFIDEMDKIASGQGGGNAQVSREGVQRDILPIVEGSQVTTKYGTVNTEYILFIAAGAFHMSKPSDLIPELQGRFPIRIELDKLSQEDFVKILTEPDNALIKQYKALLKTEDIELIFTKEAVERLAEIAFHVNQETDNIGARRLHTILEKLLEDLLFEAPEITLESITVTESYVNDKLATIMMDKDLTQFIL; this is encoded by the coding sequence TTGTCAAACACTAATTTAACACCGCGCCAAATCGTTGAGAAACTAGATCAATACATTATCGGACAAACTGGTGCAAAGAAATCTGTTGCTGTTGCTTTAAGGAACCGCTATCGTCGTTCTTTAATGGCTGATGATATACGAGATGAAGTTATTCCTAAGAATATTTTGATGATTGGGCCGACTGGTGTCGGGAAAACAGAGATTGCCCGCCGAATCGCGAAGATTGTCCGCGCGCCTTTTTCAAAAGTAGAGGCGACTAAATTTACAGAGGTTGGTTATGTGGGCCGTGATGTTGAATCAATGGTACGCGATCTTGTAGAGGTTTCGGTTCGCCTTGTTAAAGAGGAGAAAATGCAACTGGTTCGAGTGAAAGCTGAGCAAAACGCAGAGAAACGTCTCGTCAAGTTGCTAGCTCCAAGCAAGAAAAAAGAAAAACAAGCGACGCAAAATCCGCTAGAGATGCTTTTTGGTGGTGGAAATCAGCAACAAGAGGAAGAAACGGAACCAGAAGATGATACAGTACGCTCTAAAAGAAGTCAGATTGAATGGCAATTGAAGAATGGTGATCTGGACAATGATATCGTGACCGTAGAAGTCAAAGAACAGCAAAGTCCGATGGCAGGTATGTTCCAAGGCAGTGGCATGGATCAAATGAGCGGAATGCAAGATGCTTTTTCGGGACTTTTTCCTGCGAAAATGAAGAAGCGTAAAGTTACGGTGAAAGAAGCCCGCAAAATTTTGTTTGAAGATGAGGCTTCGAAGCTGATCGATCAAGACGAAGTATCTTCGGAGGGTATTTTACGGGCAGAACAAATGGGTATTATTTTCATCGATGAGATGGATAAAATAGCAAGTGGTCAAGGTGGGGGCAATGCGCAAGTTTCTCGAGAAGGCGTGCAGCGTGATATTTTACCGATCGTAGAAGGGTCGCAAGTGACGACTAAATACGGAACGGTGAACACGGAGTATATTCTTTTCATAGCGGCTGGGGCGTTTCATATGTCTAAACCATCGGATCTTATTCCAGAGCTACAAGGGCGTTTCCCAATTAGGATTGAGTTAGATAAATTATCCCAAGAAGATTTCGTTAAAATTTTAACGGAGCCGGATAATGCGCTAATTAAACAATATAAAGCATTGCTGAAGACAGAGGATATTGAACTTATTTTTACGAAGGAAGCCGTAGAGCGGTTAGCTGAGATCGCTTTTCACGTCAACCAAGAGACGGACAATATCGGTGCCAGAAGGTTGCATACGATTCTAGAAAAACTACTAGAAGATTTGCTTTTTGAAGCGCCTGAGATTACACTCGAATCAATAACTGTAACAGAAAGTTATGTGAATGATAAATTAGCTACAATTATGATGGATAAAGATTTGACGCAATTCATTTTATAA
- the xerC gene encoding tyrosine recombinase XerC — protein sequence MDLFERCINVTTGRNWEQEFSDYLSTERNYSEHTNINYLHDIHEFSLFMVEEAIKNFTDVKYMDVRLYLTRLRKQEFARTTVARKISSLRSFYAFLLREKVIDENPFASVTHAKKQLRLPKFFYSQEMEALFDVVYQNNEPLTLRDRALLELLYATGIRVSECAGILLPDIDQTYQAILIRGKGNKERYVPFGAFALDAVNDYTKDSREILMSHFGKDHQSLLINHYGDPLTARGIRYCLSRVIEKAALTRKIHPHMLRHTFATDLLNNGADMRTVQELLGHASLSSTQIYTHVTKEHLKETYMKHHPRA from the coding sequence ATGGACTTGTTTGAGAGGTGTATAAATGTGACGACAGGGCGAAATTGGGAGCAGGAATTTAGCGATTACTTAAGCACTGAGCGCAATTATTCAGAACATACCAATATTAATTATCTTCATGACATTCATGAATTTTCTCTTTTCATGGTGGAAGAAGCTATTAAAAACTTTACAGATGTGAAATATATGGACGTTAGGCTTTATCTCACGCGCCTACGCAAACAGGAATTTGCTCGCACAACAGTCGCTAGGAAAATTTCAAGTTTGCGCAGTTTCTATGCCTTTTTATTGCGAGAAAAAGTTATAGATGAGAATCCCTTTGCATCGGTAACACATGCGAAGAAGCAATTACGCTTGCCAAAGTTTTTTTATTCGCAAGAGATGGAAGCATTATTTGATGTAGTTTATCAGAATAATGAGCCGCTTACATTGCGAGATCGAGCTTTGCTTGAGTTATTATACGCTACTGGAATTCGTGTGAGTGAATGTGCTGGAATTCTATTGCCTGACATTGATCAAACCTATCAAGCCATTTTAATTAGGGGAAAAGGAAACAAGGAGAGGTACGTTCCGTTCGGTGCGTTTGCGCTAGACGCTGTGAATGATTATACAAAAGATAGTAGAGAGATTCTGATGTCTCATTTTGGTAAGGATCATCAATCGCTACTTATTAATCATTATGGTGATCCATTGACGGCGAGAGGAATTCGTTATTGTTTAAGTAGAGTGATTGAAAAAGCGGCATTAACGAGAAAAATTCACCCGCACATGTTGCGTCACACTTTTGCGACGGACTTGCTTAATAATGGTGCCGATATGCGAACGGTGCAAGAACTTTTGGGACATGCCAGCCTTTCTTCAACGCAAATTTATACACATGTTACGAAAGAACATTTGAAGGAAACTTACATGAAGCATCATCCCCGAGCTTAG
- the ylqF gene encoding ribosome biogenesis GTPase YlqF: MTIQWFPGHMAKARREVTEKLKLVDVIFELVDARIPYSSSNPMLEEIIHQKRRVIILNKADTADEKITQEWIDHFAERGLPAVAVNAQEGKGMHKIERAAEALMAEKFERQRSRGMKPRAIRAMILGIPNVGKSTLINRLVKKNIAKTGNKPGVTKAQQWIKVGKTLELLDTPGILWPKFEDQRVGYKLALTGAIKDDLLHMEDVAGYGLRFLEEFYPEKLHHWLQIEALPEETTEVLAMIAERRGIFDRYRDPDYSRAAELLVREMRQEKMGRVSFDFPSDLLVEDEADDGKDSNN; the protein is encoded by the coding sequence ATGACAATACAATGGTTTCCGGGTCACATGGCAAAGGCCCGTCGTGAGGTAACAGAGAAATTAAAATTGGTAGATGTGATATTTGAATTAGTGGATGCGCGTATTCCGTATTCCTCATCTAATCCCATGTTAGAAGAAATTATTCATCAAAAGAGACGGGTGATTATCTTAAATAAAGCAGATACAGCAGATGAAAAAATAACGCAGGAGTGGATCGATCATTTTGCTGAGCGTGGTTTACCTGCTGTTGCGGTTAATGCTCAAGAAGGTAAAGGAATGCACAAAATTGAACGCGCCGCAGAGGCACTAATGGCAGAGAAATTTGAACGGCAACGCAGTCGTGGTATGAAACCAAGAGCCATTCGAGCAATGATTTTAGGCATTCCAAACGTTGGAAAATCGACATTAATTAATCGTTTGGTTAAGAAAAATATCGCTAAAACTGGGAATAAGCCAGGCGTAACGAAAGCGCAACAATGGATCAAAGTTGGTAAGACATTAGAACTTTTGGACACCCCTGGGATTTTATGGCCAAAGTTTGAAGATCAGCGCGTTGGATATAAATTAGCACTTACAGGAGCAATCAAAGATGATTTGCTACACATGGAGGATGTTGCAGGATACGGTTTACGTTTTCTAGAAGAATTTTATCCCGAAAAATTACATCACTGGCTACAAATTGAAGCTTTACCTGAAGAAACAACAGAAGTTTTAGCGATGATTGCCGAGCGCAGAGGTATATTTGATCGTTATCGTGATCCAGATTATTCAAGAGCTGCAGAATTGTTAGTCAGGGAGATGCGGCAGGAAAAAATGGGGCGAGTCTCGTTTGATTTTCCAAGTGATTTGTTAGTGGAGGATGAAGCAGATGACGGAAAAGATAGCAATAATTAA